The following proteins are encoded in a genomic region of Oncorhynchus gorbuscha isolate QuinsamMale2020 ecotype Even-year unplaced genomic scaffold, OgorEven_v1.0 Un_scaffold_2494, whole genome shotgun sequence:
- the LOC124025870 gene encoding myosin heavy chain, fast skeletal muscle-like, whose product WLRGVQDEYKKEGIVWAFIDFGMDLSACIELIEKDSENLNDAEERCEGLIKSKIQLEAKLKETTERLEDEEEMNAELTAKKRKLEDECSELKKDIDDLELTLAKVEKEKHATENKVKNLTEEMVSMDESVAKLTKEKKALQEAHQQTLDDLQAEEDKVNTLTKAKTKLEQQVDDLEGSLEQEKKLRMDLERAKRKLEGDLKLAQESIMDLENDKQQSDEKIKKKEFETTQLLSKIEDEQSLGAQLQKKIKELQARIEELEEEIEAERAARAKVEKQRADLSRELEEISERLEEAGGATAAQIEMNKKREAEFQKLRRDLEESTLQHEATAAALRKKQADSVAELGEQIDNLQRVKQKLEKEKSEYKMEIDDLSSNMEAVAKAKGNLEKMCRTLEDQLSEIKTKNDENVRQVNDISGQRARLLTENGEFGRQLEEKEALVSQLTRGKQAFTQQVEELKRLIEEEVKAKNALAHGVQSARHDCDLLREQFEEEQEAKAELQRGMSKANSEVAQWRTKYETDAIQRTEELEEAK is encoded by the exons TGGCTGAGAGGAGTACAAGACGAGTACAAGAAGGAGGGAATCGTCTGGGCCTTCATTGACTTCGGCATGGACTTGTCTGCCTGCATTGAGCTTATTGAGAAG GATTCAGAGAATCTGAACGATGCTGAGGAAAGGTGTGAGGGGCTCATCAAGAGCAAGATCCAACTGGAGGCCAAACTCAAAGAGACGACTGAGAggctggaggatgaggaggagatgaatGCTGAGTTGACTGCCAAGAAGAGGAAGCTGGAGGATGAGTGCTCTGAGCTGAAGAAGGACATTGATGACCTGGAGCTCACCTTGGCCAAAGTGGAGAAGGAGAAGCACGCCACTGAAAACAAG GTTAAAAACCTGACAGAGGAGATGGTGTCTATGGATGAGAGTGTTGCCAAGCTGACCAAGGAGAAGAAAGCCCTCCAAGAGGCCCACCAGCAGACACTGGACGAcctgcaggcagaggaggacAAAGTCAACACTCTGACCAAGGCCAAGACCAAGCTGGAACAGCAAGTGGACGAC CTTGAGGGTTCTCTGGAGCAAGAGAAGAAGCTCCGTATGGACCTTGAGAGAGCCAAGAGAAAGCTGGAGGGAGATCTGAAACTGGCCCAGGAGTCCATAATGGACCTGGAGAATGACAAGCAGCAGTCTGATGAGAAAATCAAGAA gAAGGAGTTTGAGACCACCCAGCTCCTCAGCAAGATAGAGGATGAACAGTCTCTGGGAGCTCAGCTGCAGAAGAAGATCAAGGAACTCCAG GCCCGTAtagaggagctggaggaggaaaTTGAGGCTGAGCGTGCTGCCAGGGCCAAGGTTGAGAAGCAGAGGGCCGATCTCTCCAGGGAACTTGAGGAGATCAGCGAGAGACTGGAGGAGGCCGGAGGCGCCACTGCTGCTCAGATTGAGATGAACAAGAAGCGCGAGGCTGAGTTCCAGAAGCTGCGTCGTGATCTTGAAGAGTCCACCCTGCAGCATGAGGCCACAGCCGCCGCTCTGCGCAAGAAGCAGGCCGACAGTGTGGCTGAGCTCGGGGAGCAGATCGACAACCTGCAGCGTGTCAAGCAGaagctggagaaggagaagagcgAGTACAAGATGGAGATTGATGACCTCTCCAGCAACATGGAGGCTGTCGCCAAGGCTAAG GGCAATCTGGAGAAGATGTGCCGTACTCTTGAGGACCAGCTGAGTGAGATCAAGACTAAGAATGATGAGAATGTTCGCCAGGTCAACGACATCAGTGGACAGAGGGCCAGACTCCTGACAGAAAATG GTGAGTTTGGCCGCCAGCTGGAGGAGAAGGAAGCCCTGGTGTCTCAGCTGACCAGAGGCAAACAGGCCTTCACCCAGCAGGTGGAGGAGCTGAAGAGACTGATTGAGGAGGAGGTCAAG gctaAAAACGCACTGGCCCATGGTGTCCAGTCTGCCCGCCATGACTGTGATCTCCTGAGAGAGCAGtttgaggaggagcaggaggccaAGGCAGAGCTGCAGCGCGGCATGTCCAAGGCCAACAGTGAGGTGGCTCAGTGGAGGACTAAGTATGAAACTGATGCCATCCAACGCacagaggagctggaggaggccAAGTGA